The Variovorax paradoxus B4 genome includes a region encoding these proteins:
- a CDS encoding dioxygenase: MTPSNESELTQTVLQSLEGTHDARFLQLMQSLITHLHAFIRDVDLKPDEWMQGIEFLTAVGQTCTDKRQEFILLSDTLGASMMVVILDQLRAAAGKRGRAANEATEATELTEATHATVQGPFYWEGAPDLPLGADVAQGARGEPTFYSGRVTDTHGQPLEGALLDIWSGDGEGVYDMQVEGAAMQARGRIRTDHEGRYWFWSIRPSFYPIPVDGPVGRMLEAMGRHPNRPGHIHMMVSAPGHVPVTTHLFVAGSPYIESDAVFGVRPRLIVDFESHPPGRAPDGRPLETPYWSAHYDFRLEPQHA; encoded by the coding sequence ATGACCCCATCGAACGAAAGCGAGCTGACGCAGACCGTGCTGCAGAGCCTGGAGGGAACGCACGACGCGCGCTTCCTGCAGCTCATGCAGTCGCTGATCACGCACCTGCATGCCTTCATCCGCGACGTGGACCTGAAGCCCGACGAATGGATGCAGGGCATCGAGTTCCTGACGGCCGTGGGCCAGACCTGCACCGACAAGCGCCAGGAGTTCATCCTGCTGTCGGACACGCTGGGCGCCTCGATGATGGTCGTGATCCTGGACCAGCTGCGCGCCGCCGCGGGCAAGCGCGGCCGGGCCGCGAACGAAGCCACCGAAGCCACCGAGCTCACCGAAGCCACGCACGCCACCGTGCAGGGCCCCTTCTACTGGGAGGGCGCGCCCGACCTGCCGCTGGGCGCCGACGTGGCCCAGGGCGCCCGCGGCGAGCCGACCTTCTACAGCGGCCGCGTCACCGATACCCACGGCCAGCCGCTCGAGGGCGCGCTGCTCGACATCTGGTCGGGCGACGGCGAGGGCGTGTACGACATGCAGGTCGAAGGCGCCGCGATGCAGGCGCGCGGGCGCATCCGCACCGACCACGAAGGCCGCTACTGGTTCTGGTCGATCCGCCCGAGCTTCTATCCGATCCCGGTCGACGGCCCCGTGGGCCGCATGCTGGAGGCCATGGGCCGCCATCCGAACCGCCCCGGGCACATCCACATGATGGTCTCGGCGCCGGGCCACGTGCCCGTGACCACGCACCTGTTCGTGGCGGGCAGCCCGTACATCGAGTCCGACGCCGTGTTCGGCGTGCGGCCGCGGCTGATCGTGGACTTCGAGTCCCACCCGCCGGGCCGCGCGCCGGACGGCAGGCCGCTCGAGACGCCCTACTGGTCCGCGCACTACGACTTCCGCCTCGAACCCCAACACGCCTGA
- a CDS encoding CaiB/BaiF CoA transferase family protein, translating into MQKVLSGIKVLEQGTFITGPAAGMFLADLGAEVVKIEQPGAGDPFRAFRGGLYSPHFQTYNRNKRSVTLNPKLPEDAAVFDELVKDADVYIQNFRPGAAERLGAGEARLRALNPRLVYCAISGFGQTGPAAARPAYDTVAQAASAFLKLLVNPANPRVVGPALADAMTGFYAAYGVLGALVDRGRTGRGRAVEVSMLEAMCHFNLDAFTHFFSESEVMGPFSRPSVSQSYVLECADGLWIALHMSSPEKFWQGLANAIERPRLFADPRFASRESRIAHQEDLIALLGGLFRQQTRAAWCARLEAEDVPHAPMYDTREAMEDPQARHLQLQVSAPHPEGGEWHTIRSPVSFDGERALEVTAPPMLGADNAAIVDPIRQRLGQPPTAGR; encoded by the coding sequence GTGCAAAAAGTCCTCAGCGGCATCAAGGTGCTGGAACAAGGCACGTTCATCACCGGGCCGGCCGCCGGCATGTTCCTTGCGGACCTGGGTGCCGAGGTGGTCAAGATCGAGCAGCCCGGCGCGGGCGACCCGTTCCGCGCCTTTCGCGGCGGCCTCTACAGCCCGCACTTCCAGACCTACAACCGCAACAAGCGCAGCGTCACGCTCAACCCGAAGCTGCCCGAGGATGCGGCCGTGTTCGACGAGCTGGTCAAGGACGCCGACGTCTACATCCAGAACTTCCGCCCCGGTGCGGCCGAGCGGCTGGGCGCCGGCGAGGCCAGGCTGCGGGCGCTCAATCCACGGCTCGTGTATTGCGCCATCAGCGGTTTCGGACAGACCGGCCCCGCCGCCGCGCGCCCCGCCTACGACACGGTGGCGCAGGCCGCCAGCGCCTTCCTCAAGCTGCTCGTGAATCCGGCCAACCCGCGCGTGGTCGGCCCCGCACTCGCCGACGCCATGACCGGCTTCTACGCCGCCTACGGCGTGCTCGGCGCGCTGGTCGACCGGGGCCGCACCGGCCGCGGGCGCGCGGTCGAGGTGTCGATGCTGGAGGCCATGTGCCACTTCAACCTCGACGCGTTCACGCACTTCTTTTCCGAGAGCGAGGTCATGGGTCCGTTCAGCCGGCCCAGCGTCTCGCAGTCCTACGTGCTGGAGTGCGCGGACGGCCTGTGGATCGCGCTGCACATGTCCTCGCCCGAGAAGTTCTGGCAGGGCCTGGCCAATGCCATCGAGCGCCCTCGCCTGTTCGCGGACCCGCGCTTCGCCTCGCGCGAGTCGCGCATTGCCCACCAGGAAGACCTGATCGCGCTGCTCGGCGGGCTGTTCCGCCAGCAGACCCGCGCGGCGTGGTGCGCGCGGCTCGAGGCCGAGGACGTGCCGCACGCGCCCATGTACGACACCCGCGAGGCCATGGAAGACCCGCAGGCGCGGCATCTGCAGCTGCAGGTGAGCGCGCCGCACCCCGAGGGCGGCGAGTGGCACACCATCCGCTCTCCCGTGAGCTTCGACGGCGAGCGCGCGCTGGAAGTTACGGCGCCGCCCATGCTCGGCGCCGACAACGCGGCCATCGTCGATCCGATCCGCCAGCGCCTGGGGCAGCCGCCCACTGCCGGGCGCTGA
- a CDS encoding LysR substrate-binding domain-containing protein has protein sequence MELRHLRYFIALSGSLNFTRAAERLHVTQSTLSHQIKQLEEEIGVALFDRIGKRVSLTDAGDEFLHYCTKALHEIDLGLGALRQDSSDVTGELRVGSTHTFNLGFIPDCIASFQGRHPRVKVVVEELSADQIAARLQQGTLDLGIAYRPGVPGPLQFEPLYNEEMVLVVARKHALARRKRVRMVELHRLPMVLLPASFATRQMLDECFRSCGAQPHVVAEINTLAPMMDLVAKTQLASIVAANVVNPLSGLVVIRLESPTPVRTPGMLWSPVARDAAATRAFSTIVRKLALRSSLQGAAR, from the coding sequence ATGGAACTCCGTCACCTGCGCTACTTCATCGCCCTGTCCGGCTCGCTGAACTTCACGCGCGCGGCCGAGCGCCTGCACGTGACACAGTCGACGCTGTCGCACCAGATCAAGCAGCTCGAGGAAGAGATCGGCGTTGCGCTGTTCGACCGCATCGGCAAGCGCGTGAGCCTGACCGATGCCGGCGACGAGTTCCTGCACTACTGCACCAAGGCCCTGCATGAGATCGACCTGGGGCTGGGCGCGCTGCGCCAGGACAGCTCCGACGTGACGGGCGAGTTGCGCGTCGGCTCCACGCACACCTTCAACCTCGGGTTCATCCCCGATTGCATCGCGAGCTTCCAGGGGCGGCATCCGCGCGTGAAGGTGGTGGTCGAGGAGCTGTCGGCCGACCAGATTGCCGCGCGCCTGCAGCAGGGCACGCTGGACCTTGGCATCGCCTACCGGCCGGGCGTGCCCGGGCCGCTGCAGTTCGAGCCGCTCTATAACGAGGAGATGGTGCTGGTGGTGGCCAGGAAGCATGCGCTCGCGCGGCGCAAGCGCGTGCGCATGGTGGAGCTGCATCGCCTGCCGATGGTGCTGCTGCCGGCCAGCTTCGCCACGCGCCAGATGCTGGACGAGTGCTTCCGCTCCTGCGGCGCGCAGCCGCACGTGGTGGCGGAGATCAACACGCTGGCGCCGATGATGGATCTGGTCGCCAAGACGCAGCTCGCCTCCATCGTGGCTGCGAACGTGGTCAACCCGCTCTCGGGGCTCGTGGTCATCCGGCTGGAAAGTCCCACGCCCGTGCGCACGCCCGGCATGCTGTGGTCGCCGGTGGCGCGCGACGCGGCGGCCACGCGCGCGTTCTCGACCATCGTGCGCAAGCTGGCGCTGCGCAGCAGCCTGCAAGGCGCGGCACGCTGA